In one Lolium rigidum isolate FL_2022 chromosome 3, APGP_CSIRO_Lrig_0.1, whole genome shotgun sequence genomic region, the following are encoded:
- the LOC124704028 gene encoding eukaryotic peptide chain release factor subunit 1-3-like has translation MSDSHETDKNIEMWKIKKLIKGLESARGNGTSMISLIMPPRDQVSRVTKMLGDEYGTASNIKSRVNRQSVLAAITSAQQRLKLYNRVPPNGLVLYTGTILTDDGKEKKVTIDFEPFKPINASLYLCDNKFHTEALSELLESDDKFGFIIMDGNGTLFGTLSGNTREVLHKFTVDLPKKHGRGGQSALRFARLRMEKRHNYVRKTAELATQFFINPATSQPNVAGLILAGSADFKTELSQSDMFDQRLQTKILNVVDVSYGGENGFNQAIELSAEILANVKFIQEKKLIGKYFEEISQDTGKYVFGVDDTLKALEMGAVETLMVWENLDVNRYVLKHSASGEIIIKHLNKETEADQSNFRDAETNAELEVQEKTTLLEWFANEYKKFGCTLEFVTNKSQEGSQFCRGFGGIGGILRYQLDIRSFDDLDDDEGVYEDSD, from the coding sequence ATGTCTGATAGTCATGAAACCGACAAGAATATTGAGATGTGGAAGATTAAGAAGCTGATCAAGGGACTTGAATCTGCTAGGGGCAATGGCACAAGCATGATCTCTCTGATTATGCCTCCACGTGATCAAGTCTCACGTGTGACCAAGATGCTGGGTGATGAATATGGTACCGCTTCAAATATCAAGAGTAGAGTCAACCGCCAATCTGTTCTGGCAGCCATCACCTCAGCTCAGCAGAGGCTGAAGCTGTATAATAGGGTTCCACCAAATGGGTTAGTTCTCTACACTGGAACAATTCTTACTGACGATGGCAAGGAGAAGAAGGTTACTATTGATTTTGAGCCATTCAAGCCTATCAATGCATCCTTGTACCTTTGCGACAACAAATTTCACACTGAAGCCTTGAGTGAGCTCTTGGAATCTGATGACAAGTTTGGGTTCATTATTATGGATGGTAATGGAACTCTTTTCGGCACACTTAGTGGCAACACTCGTGAAGTGCTTCACAAATTTACTGTAGATCTCCCAAAGAAGCATGGAAGAGGAGGGCAATCTGCTCTTCGTTTCGCTCGCCTTCGGATGGAAAAGCGTCATAATTACGTTCGGAAGACAGCTGAACTTGCCACTCAGTTCTTCATCAACCCAGCTACCAGCCAGCCTAATGTTGCGGGACTAATATTGGCTGGTTCTGCTGATTTTAAAACAGAACTGAGCCAATCTGACATGTTTGACCAGCGCCTTCAGACCAAAATACTGAATGTGGTTGATGTTTCATATGGTGGTGAGAACGGTTTCAACCAAGCCATTGAGTTATCAGCTGAGATTCTAGCAAATGTGAAGTTCATACAGGAGAAGAAGTTGATTGGGAAGTACTTTGAAGAGATCAGTCAAGATACTGGGAAGTATGTCTTTGGCGTTGATGACACCCTGAAGGCTCTTGAGATGGGTGCTGTTGAAACTCTGATGGTGTGGGAAAACCTTGATGTCAACCGATATGTGCTTAAGCACAGCGCAAGTGGAGAAATTATCATAAAACATCTCAACAAAGAGACTGAAGCTGACCAGAGCAATTTCCGTGATGCAGAAACCAATGCTGAGCTGGAAGTTCAGGAGAAAACAACTCTTTTGGAATGGTTTGCTAATGAATACAAGAAGTTCGGGTGCACTCTTGAATTCGTTACCAACAAATCTCAAGAGGGCTCACAGTTTTGCCGAGGATTTGGTGGCATTGGTGGTATCCTGCGCTACCAGCTGGACATTCGTTCttttgatgatcttgatgatgatgagGGTGTCTACGAAGACTCTGATTAG